The sequence below is a genomic window from Acidobacteriota bacterium.
TGCCGGCGGCGGCCGGACCCCGGCCGGCGACCAGTCCTGGTCGCCTGGTCCATCCTGCTCATCGTCCCACTCCTGCAGCTGACGCCTCTGCCCGCGGCGGTCCAGCGGGTGATCAGCCCAGTGCACGCCCAAGTCATGTCGCGCGTCCAGGCCACCGGCCTGGTCGATCCCCGCGCGCTGCACACCGCCGTCAGCATCTTCCCCGGCCGGACCGTGGAGCAGTTCCTCCTTTTCGCCGCCCTGGCCGCCGTGTTTTGGGTGGGCCGGGAGCTGCTGCGGGACGCCGGCGCCCGCCGCCGGTTAAGCATCGGGCTGATCGTCCTGGCCTCGGGAGAGACCTGCTTCGGCCTGCTCCAGTATCTCGGCAAAATCCCGCACATCTTTCTGGCACCCGGCCGGGAGGTGGCGGAGGTGGCTTCGGGCACGTATATCAACCGCAACCATTTCGCCGGCTTCCTCGAGATGGCCTTTCCGGTGGTCATCGCCCTGGCTTACGGGCTGTTCTACGCCCGCATCCGCCCCGCCATCGACACCTACTCCGGCCGCTGGCGGAAGCTGTTCACCCATCCGCGCACGCCGGTTTTCACCCTGCTGTTGTTCACCGGCGCCTGGTTATGCTTGGGCCTGATTTTTTCGATGTCCCGGGGCGGTATCTTGGCCATGCTTCTCACCGTCGCCTTTCTGAGCGTGCTTACCGCGATGCGTCACAGCCGCCGGCGGATCCAGCTCGTCGCCCTGTTGTTCGTGCTGCTGGTGGGCGGGTATGCCGTCTGGCTGGGTCTCGATCCGGTTCTTACCCGGTTCGAACGGATCATGGATGAGGAAGGTGTCATGACGGAGGGGCGGCTTCCCGTCTGGAAGGACACCGTGGACCTGATCCGCGATTTTCCCCTGCTGGGCGTGGGGCTGGGCAACTACCGGTACGCCTTCCTGAGTTACAACGAGACGCCCATGAACGTGGTCTACGACCACGCCCATAACGATTTTCTGCAGTACACCGCCGAGCTGGGCATCCCGGCCGGTTTCACGCTCATCGCCTTCGTGCTGGCAGCGGTCTTCTTCGCCTGCCGGGGCTTCATCCGCACCCCCAGCGTATCGCGGCAGGCGGCGCTCCTCGGCGCCGCCGGCGGCGTGTTCAGCATCCTGGCCCACAGCGTCACCGACTTCAACCTGCAGATCCCCGCCAACATGGCCCTCTTCACCATGCTGCTGGCGGCCATCAGCGCGGTGCTTGCCGAGGAGCGGGCGGCGGAGGAATCCGCCCCGGCCGACGATTCGGCTGAAGATGACGACTTGTAATTTTTTCTCATCAATCGTCCGGGCGTGTTATAATCCGATCTGCGGATATTTGAAGACCCGACGAATTGGTTTTGGCTCTGGGGCATCAATCCAACGCCTTGAACTCTGCCAGATCCGGAAGGAAGCAACAGTAAAAGGTCCTCTTGGATGTGGTGTCTCCAGAGCCTTTTACTATTGCCCTAATCCCCGGCCAATCAGAGATGGTCCCTAAATCATACCAAGTCATCGCCCGCAAATGGCGCCCCCAACAATTCGAGGAGGTGGTGGGCCAGAAAACCATCACCCGCACCCTGCAGAATGCCATCCGCCTCGGCCGGATCGCCCACGCCTACCTGTTCACGGGTACGCGAGGCGTCGGCAAGACATCCACGGCCCGCATCCTGGCCAAGGCGCTCAACTGCCACCAGGGTCCCACACCCAATCCGTGCGACGCCTGCCCGTCCTGCCTGGAGATCGCCCAAGGCAACGCCATCGACGTCCTGGAGATCGACGCGGCCTCCAACCGCGGCATCGGGGAGATCCGCGAGCTGCGCGAAAACGTTCAGTATGCCCCCTCCCGGGACCGGCACAAGATCTTCATCATCGATGAAGTTCACATGCTGACCACCGAAGCGTTCAACGCGCTGCTCAAGACGCTCGAGGAACCGCCGGCCCACGTCATCTTCATCCTGGCGACCACCGAACTGTACAAGATCCCGCAGACCATCGTCTCCCGCTGTCAGCAATTCGATTTCCGGATCATCCCCTTCGACGAAATCTACGAGCGGTTGCGCGGCATCCTCGCGGAGGAAGGCACCCGGATCACCGACCAGTCGCTGCGCTTCGTGGTGAAAGCCAGCGGCGGGAGCATGCGGGACGCTGAATCCGCCCTGCAAAAAATCGTGTCGCTCGGCGGCGAAGGGGTCAGCGACGAGGACGTCTCCGCCCTGCTGGGCGTGGTGCAGCAGGATTTCCTGAACCAGACCATGCGGATGATCCTGAACCAGGACCACGCCGGCATCCTCGATCTCATTGACCGGCTGTACGACCGAGGCCACGATCTTCAAAATTTTCTCCGGGCCTTCATGGAGTTCGTCCGGCATGTCATCGTCCACAAGGTCACCGGCAGCCAGCAGCATCTGCTGTTCCTGTCGGAAGAGGACATCGCAGTGATCCGCGAGATCGCCGGGCAGCTGACCGTCGAAGAGTTCATCCGCCATTACGACCTCCTGCTGCAGGCGGACAACCAGCTCCGCTGGACGCCCTTCGTCCGTTTCCACGTCGAGATGGCATTTCTGAAACTGGCCTCAATGCCCAAGCTGGCGTCGCTGGAACAGATCCTGACCGCCTTGCAGGAGGCGCCCATGCCGGTGCGGCCGGCCGCGCCGGCCGCCGGGCCACCGGTTGCGGAACCCGCGCCCAAACAGCCACCGCCGGGCGCCGCTCCGCCGATCGAGCCAAACTCCGATCGTGACCGGATCCGCATCTTCCGGGATGCAATCGGCAAGCAGCATGCGCCGCTCAAGGCCATGCTCCCCCACGTTGAGTTGCACCTGTCCGGCCGGCGTCTCGAGATCGTCGTACCCGAGAATACTTTCTATGAGCGGAACTTCCGCCACCCGAACACCCAGAAGCAGTTGGAGGATATCTTCATCGAACTCTTCCAGACAACTCCGGAAATCTCCATCCGCACCAAGGCGCGAACCCCGGAGAACCATGTCCGGCAGGAGGACACCCAGCGTCTCCGCGAGGAGCAAAAGCGGGTGGAGGCCCTCTTCATGGAGGACCGGGTGGCCCGCGCACTCATCGACAAGGTGAGCGGCAAATGGATCTTCAAGCGTCAACCCTGAACCCGACGAGCGAGTCATGGATTTTCAAAAGCTCTACCAGCATGCCCAAGAGATCCAGTCCCGCCTCATGGATGAAATGGAGCAGGCCGAAGTCGAGGGGGACAGCGGCGGAGGCATGGTTCGGGCCCGCATGAACGGCAAGAAGGAGCTCCTGAGTCTGACCATCGATCCTGAGACCCTGCGGCACGTGGAGCCCGCGATGCTGCAGGATCTCATCGTCGCCGCGGTGAACCAGTGCGCCCGCAAGGTGGATAAGCTGCTGGCGGAGAAACTCGGCGGGCTGGCCGGCCGGATGAACCTGCCCGGATTGTTTGGTCTTTAAAGCCGACCGGGATTCGCCCGATACTCCCGAGGACACCGCTGCCATGAACCCTTATTCCGAACCGCTGGCCGACCTGATCGAGGTGCTCAAGCGCCTCCCCGGCATCGGCGCGAAATCCGCCCAGCGGATCGCCTTTTACATGCTCCGCGCCGAGCCCGTCTACATCGACGCGCTCGTCCAGGCGATCCAGTCCACCCGCCAATCCGTGCAACTCTGCCCCCGATGCAACAACTACACCAACCTGCCGGTGTGCGACATCTGCGCCGCCGCCCGGCGCGATCACTCCGTGATCTGTGTCGTCGAGAAACCGTTCGACATCCCGGCCATCGAGCGGAGCGGTCACTTTCACGGCACCTATCACGTGCTCCACGGCGCCCTCTCGCCCATCAACGGGATCGGACCCGACGACCTGAAGATCACCAACCTTCTAATCCGGTTGAAGGACGAGCACGTCCAGGAGGTGATCGTGGCCACCAATCCCGACGTCGAGGGCGAGGCCACGGCAATTTACCTGTCCCGTCTGCTGAAGCCGCTGGATGTCCGGGTCAGCCGCATCGCCCTTGGCCTGCCGGTGGGCTCCAGCCTGGAATACGCCGATGAAGTGACCATCAGCCGGGCGCTCGACGGCCGGACACCGCTCTGATCGAATCCGGGGACGTCGCGCCGAATCCCCGACGATCATTTTTTACTTCAATCGCACCCGCAAATCTGATATATAACATGGTTTGATATTTTCATTTATTCTGTACTGGAGGCGAACGATGAGCAATTACCTGGAAGTTCGCTGGCACGGCCGCGGCGGGCAGGGTACGGTCACCGGCGCCAAAACGCTGGCCGAGGCCATCCTCAGCAAAGGCAAACACATACAAGCCTTTCCCGAATACGGCCCCGAACGGCGCGGTGCTCCGGTCCGTGTGTTCAACCGCTTTTCGGACAACCCCATCCGCATGCACACGCCGGTGAAGACGCCCCACATCGTCCTGGTGGTGGATCCCACCCTGATCGGCGCCACCAACATCACCGAGGGACTCCGTGAGGATTCCATCGTGATCGTCAACACCACGGACACGCCGGCGCATATCCGGAAAACCCTCGGGCTCAGCCCGAAGCAGAAGGTGTTCACCCTGCCGGCCACCAAGATTTCTATAGACGAAATCGGCCGTGCCCTGCCCAACGCACCCATGATGGGCGGCTTCGTCAAGGCGGTGCCCATCATGTCCATCGACGATCTCCTCGTGGAGATCCGCGCCAGCTTCGAGGGAAAGTTCCCTGAGAAGATCATCGAAGGCAATCTGTCCGCCATTCGGCGGGGCTATGAGGAGGCGAACAGCGATGTTTAAACTGAAGAACTGGAAAGAGGTCCCCATCGGGGGCGCCGTCGACCAGCCCGGTTCCGCGATGGAAAATAAGACCGGCTCGTGGCGCGTGGAACGCCCCGTCTGGAACAGCGAGAAGTGCATTCATTGCCTGCGGTGCTGGGTGTACTGT
It includes:
- a CDS encoding O-antigen ligase family protein, with the translated sequence CRRRPDPGRRPVLVAWSILLIVPLLQLTPLPAAVQRVISPVHAQVMSRVQATGLVDPRALHTAVSIFPGRTVEQFLLFAALAAVFWVGRELLRDAGARRRLSIGLIVLASGETCFGLLQYLGKIPHIFLAPGREVAEVASGTYINRNHFAGFLEMAFPVVIALAYGLFYARIRPAIDTYSGRWRKLFTHPRTPVFTLLLFTGAWLCLGLIFSMSRGGILAMLLTVAFLSVLTAMRHSRRRIQLVALLFVLLVGGYAVWLGLDPVLTRFERIMDEEGVMTEGRLPVWKDTVDLIRDFPLLGVGLGNYRYAFLSYNETPMNVVYDHAHNDFLQYTAELGIPAGFTLIAFVLAAVFFACRGFIRTPSVSRQAALLGAAGGVFSILAHSVTDFNLQIPANMALFTMLLAAISAVLAEERAAEESAPADDSAEDDDL
- the dnaX gene encoding DNA polymerase III subunit gamma/tau, coding for MVPKSYQVIARKWRPQQFEEVVGQKTITRTLQNAIRLGRIAHAYLFTGTRGVGKTSTARILAKALNCHQGPTPNPCDACPSCLEIAQGNAIDVLEIDAASNRGIGEIRELRENVQYAPSRDRHKIFIIDEVHMLTTEAFNALLKTLEEPPAHVIFILATTELYKIPQTIVSRCQQFDFRIIPFDEIYERLRGILAEEGTRITDQSLRFVVKASGGSMRDAESALQKIVSLGGEGVSDEDVSALLGVVQQDFLNQTMRMILNQDHAGILDLIDRLYDRGHDLQNFLRAFMEFVRHVIVHKVTGSQQHLLFLSEEDIAVIREIAGQLTVEEFIRHYDLLLQADNQLRWTPFVRFHVEMAFLKLASMPKLASLEQILTALQEAPMPVRPAAPAAGPPVAEPAPKQPPPGAAPPIEPNSDRDRIRIFRDAIGKQHAPLKAMLPHVELHLSGRRLEIVVPENTFYERNFRHPNTQKQLEDIFIELFQTTPEISIRTKARTPENHVRQEDTQRLREEQKRVEALFMEDRVARALIDKVSGKWIFKRQP
- a CDS encoding YbaB/EbfC family nucleoid-associated protein → MDFQKLYQHAQEIQSRLMDEMEQAEVEGDSGGGMVRARMNGKKELLSLTIDPETLRHVEPAMLQDLIVAAVNQCARKVDKLLAEKLGGLAGRMNLPGLFGL
- the recR gene encoding recombination protein RecR, with protein sequence MNPYSEPLADLIEVLKRLPGIGAKSAQRIAFYMLRAEPVYIDALVQAIQSTRQSVQLCPRCNNYTNLPVCDICAAARRDHSVICVVEKPFDIPAIERSGHFHGTYHVLHGALSPINGIGPDDLKITNLLIRLKDEHVQEVIVATNPDVEGEATAIYLSRLLKPLDVRVSRIALGLPVGSSLEYADEVTISRALDGRTPL
- a CDS encoding pyruvate synthase, which gives rise to MSNYLEVRWHGRGGQGTVTGAKTLAEAILSKGKHIQAFPEYGPERRGAPVRVFNRFSDNPIRMHTPVKTPHIVLVVDPTLIGATNITEGLREDSIVIVNTTDTPAHIRKTLGLSPKQKVFTLPATKISIDEIGRALPNAPMMGGFVKAVPIMSIDDLLVEIRASFEGKFPEKIIEGNLSAIRRGYEEANSDV
- a CDS encoding 4Fe-4S binding protein yields the protein MFKLKNWKEVPIGGAVDQPGSAMENKTGSWRVERPVWNSEKCIHCLRCWVYCPDMSINTHDGKVTGINYDYCKGCGICAQVCPEKVKAITMQPEQ